GACCAcaatgtggcagcagcagctgatgttgctgcGTTACGCCGGCTAAAAATAGCTCGTTTGACGGGCATCCTTCTGGGGCGCAGCCATTCAACCCGGCTTGTTATCAGCTTTGCAAAATGGCCGTCCATGACTGTTATGAGGCCCGTTGAGATCCGCATTCAAAGCCAGTGTTGTGCAACAATCGCACAACACTTTTTGTTCTTCAATACTAGCTTCTCTAAGTCTAGTCTAAGATCATAAAGCTTGTTGACATAATCTCATAGTGTTGTGCAGCGAGCTTAGCTTAGATTAAACAATAGTACTTACTCCACACTCATTCATTTTTGTCAACACTGCCCTTACTAAACACTAGATCCTTAAGCTAGGCAACATAATCCTACTGGGATGAGGCTTTCAAATTCGCTTTCAACAATGGCTCCTTTACCTCTCGGCTGATATTAGTCCCATTTAAAACTAGTGTTGTGCAAGAGATAGCATTACACTATTTTGGCAGCTCTCTGTGGCAAAGTCTCGCATTTCTCTCTTCATTTTGCCGCAAAAAGGTTGTTTTTAAACACTGGCTACTTTTAGTTTCGAACTCGCTCTCTTACAATAACGCATCATCATGACCCCTTActctaaatttgttttttttttttcaatttctttgacaacactgttttttttCGCAAAGCCTCGTTCTCATTTGTTTACAAAGCATGCATGACATAAGCTTAAAGTGCCAGTGTTGTGAAACAGAACAAAGATCTAGCAATCGCCCAGCAGCCGCATTCCTTTCCCACACTATTTGTCACCTagtaattgtttgtttttgttttttattactGATCTCGTTTGAAAATAATGCAGAGTCATGCCATAAGCTCAAAATGACGCAGCACTCAAAATTAGTGTTGTGTAATAGCAGACCTCTCTCTGATTTAATAGCATCTCTTGCACTTTTTGAATACCTTGCATATTTGCATTTCCCACGGAATAAAGTAACGAAAAAACGAAGTTTCCAAGCTCTTAAAGTTTGGGCACCGATCAGTTATTCAGTCGGGACAAACTGTTTTATTGTTATAAAGATTAAAGTGCAAATATAATAGCTTAAATGATAAACATAAAGAGTTTTAAGTTTCAGATGACTTAAAGcttaaatatagaaaatattgTTAACAATTGTCAGTTTCTTTACTAAAGCAAAGCTCATTAAAGTATAAAACATAAAGAGCTTTAAACTTTAAGTGAGCGTACAAACAACAAAGTTCCCTTAAAGCTCAAAGCTTTTACCATATACAATATTGTTCGAGCTCAAGTTAACTTAAAGCTCAAATGCACACTATTTTCAATAGTCTATTGAGTGATGAAATTTGCGTCCAGCATTAAAAGCTCATTATGGTTTAAATACAAAGAGCTTTGAGCTTTAAGCAAGCGTACACacaaaaaaagttaatttaaagCTCAAAGCCCATCTGCAACATTTATCGAACTATGATCATTTTTCAAAGTGTTTTCGCTCTTGTTGACCCATTTCCTGATCGCGTTCCGCTTGTAGATGTCACAGCGCGAAGATCTGAAGGACACACTCTTGGAGGAGCTGTCCAATCTGGATGTATTCCGTCCACTCGTACGCTACACATCGGCGCGCGGCAAGCTGCTCCGCATTGTGGCCGCCTTGATGGCCAGCAACAAGACGCTGCCGCATCGCCTCAGCGAAGCCTATGTGGGCCGCTATGCTGTGTCCCAGACAGAGGCACAGTACAATGAAGAGgccgatggcgatggcgataaGGCGGGGGCATTGGCAACTGCACCTGTAGCCGGAGCTGAagccggagctggagctggagccggaGAGGCCGCCGCCTTGCTGCCGCAAATTGATTATGATAAAACGCAAACTATTGACATTGCCGCCAGCTGCCTGAGCCACATGACTCTCAATGACAAACAgacagcagctggagctggagctggagatgGAGCTGCCGGCGCACAGTCGGCCGCCGAATCAGTGCCAATGGAAACGCTGCCCGATGAGGATATCATAGCCATTGACTTGGGTCTGCGTCTGGGCAGCTTTCTGTCCGTGGCCGGCTGGATGCAGGAGAGCATTTCGGTGTTGTCCTGCCTCAACGAAAGACTGAAACGCATGCGGCCCTTCAAAGATGAGCTGGTCTTGCGTCTCGATTGCCTGCAGCGGTAACAGAATgatctctgtctctctcctTTGTGCACACAACTTCATAacgcatatttattttgtagccTGCTCTATGCAGAGTCGTCGCATTGCAACTTTAAGATGGCCCAGAAGACCTTTGGCGAACTGATGGAGCTCAACGGCAGGCTGACGAATGCGGTGCCGGCGGCTCTGATTGCCATGGCCTATACGCAAATCTCGTCCATGTACTTTGCCCGCAACGAGTACAACAATAGTCACATGTGGAGCGTGCAGGCCATGCGCCACTTGGAAATGTCTGCGCCCACACGGTACGCTGCAACACAAGCtagcatgcacacatacatacacacacacacacacacatacacacactcatatacAGAGATATCTAGAATATGTGCTGATTTATTTAATCAATCTCTCCCAGCGTTGCCATCGATGTGCTGCGACAGGCGGCCAAGGCCTGCGTGGTGAAGCGTGATTTTGCACGCGCCAATTTGCTCATCTGCCAGGCGGTGCGCCGAGCCCGGTAAATGAAACAatcaactctctctctctctctctcgctcttatTCACACttgatctctctctctctctctctctttgacGGTCTCGCACACAGCGAACAATTTGGGCCAAATCATCAGAAATACGGCGATGCACTGCTGGATTATGGTTTCTTTTTGCTTAACGTCGATTCCGTTTTTCAATCAGTAAAGGTGTACAAGGAGGCGCTGGCCGTGCGTCGCGGCATCTTTGGCAACATGAACTTTCATGTGGCAATTGCCCATGAGGATCTATCGTATGCCTACTATGTCCATGAATATAGCACTGGCGACTTTAGCTTCGCGCAGGAGCATGTCGACGAGGCCGTGCACATCATGAAGAATCTGGTGCCCAGCAATCATCTGATGTTGGCATCGGCCAAGCGTGTTAaggcgctgctgctggaggAGATAGCGTTGGATAAAATCGCCGATGGCATGGGTGATGACGATCTGCTCGATCAGTCCGAGGAGCTGCACAATTTTGCACTCCAACTCTCGCTAGAGGTGTTCGGCGAGGTGAACGTGCAGACGGCCAAGCACTATGGCAATCTGGGGCGGCTATATCAGACCATGAATCGATTCGAGGAGGCCGAACGTATGCATCAGAAGGC
This window of the Drosophila virilis strain 15010-1051.87 chromosome X, Dvir_AGI_RSII-ME, whole genome shotgun sequence genome carries:
- the Pat1 gene encoding amyloid protein-binding protein 2, producing the protein MAAQQQLLALMSSASGHNNNNSPEPLYDLSLMAVVNGLDCKVPTLERISKLPELPRNLLIDVYELMSQREDLKDTLLEELSNLDVFRPLVRYTSARGKLLRIVAALMASNKTLPHRLSEAYVGRYAVSQTEAQYNEEADGDGDKAGALATAPVAGAEAGAGAGAGEAAALLPQIDYDKTQTIDIAASCLSHMTLNDKQTAAGAGAGDGAAGAQSAAESVPMETLPDEDIIAIDLGLRLGSFLSVAGWMQESISVLSCLNERLKRMRPFKDELVLRLDCLQRLLYAESSHCNFKMAQKTFGELMELNGRLTNAVPAALIAMAYTQISSMYFARNEYNNSHMWSVQAMRHLEMSAPTRVAIDVLRQAAKACVVKRDFARANLLICQAVRRAREQFGPNHQKYGDALLDYGFFLLNVDSVFQSVKVYKEALAVRRGIFGNMNFHVAIAHEDLSYAYYVHEYSTGDFSFAQEHVDEAVHIMKNLVPSNHLMLASAKRVKALLLEEIALDKIADGMGDDDLLDQSEELHNFALQLSLEVFGEVNVQTAKHYGNLGRLYQTMNRFEEAERMHQKAIKIKTDLLGPYDYEVGLSIGHLASLYNYQMKKFRQAEDLYLRSIDISLRLFGRSYSGLEYDYLGLCHVYETLHEFEKYLRYAHILENWQLLRGQNITQNKSSYPAIELDYTIDQVKTKFFSMNVKRVPTPPEPSKN